The Phoenix dactylifera cultivar Barhee BC4 chromosome 9, palm_55x_up_171113_PBpolish2nd_filt_p, whole genome shotgun sequence genome window below encodes:
- the LOC103701912 gene encoding transcription factor CYCLOIDEA-like codes for MLPFPNPPNLMERSVSGQLELNPPPPEPDHPTSFFPFSIPNSNSDSLQDLLSAHLILPFAASMATTPQPPPPDPSININSMATIAPPTKSRRVVRKDRHSKIVTATGPRDRRMRLSLGVARQFFDLQDMLGFDKASKTVQWLLTMSKAAIKDLAAASRRRARAFSNESPKNDSSTSECEDVSTVSDHKGKSSQMAATSGEAKRGRAKRAAVRPLRKAAFSPRTSRETRAKARARARERTREKKRMSSAMLKDGEKTNHWASSSLPFDNIEEESGCHDLKSSLDLVAEVEERCSSTPNQCDNYVEEQAQEVRLAAGSVPISILDDYGHSIVGINDTVGIFQEQWDMEKVLLQDDVQFHSRPWEAFNSSSPIA; via the coding sequence ATGTTACCGTTTCCTAATCCCCCAAACCTCATGGAAAGGTCAGTTTCTGGGCAACTGGAGCTAAACCCTCCTCCACCTGAACCGGACCATCCcacctctttcttcccgttctCAATCCCCAACTCGAACTCCGACAGCCTTCAGGATCTCCTCTCCGCCCACCTCATCCTTCCCTTCGCTGCTTCCATGGCCACCACCCCACAGCCGCCCCCTCCCGATCCATCTATCAACATTAATTCCATGGCCACCATCGCACCACCAACGAAGAGCAGAAGAGTGGTGAGAAAAGACAGGCACAGCAAGATAGTCACTGCGACGGGGCCGAGGGACCGAAGGATGAGACTCTCCCTCGGGGTGGCCCGCCAATTCTTTGACCTCCAGGACATGCTTGGCTTTGACAAGGCCAGCAAGACGGTCCAATGGCTCCTGACCATGTCCAAAGCAGCCATTAAGGACCTCGCCGCCGCCTCCCGACGCCGAGCCCGTGCCTTCAGCAATGAAAGCCCCAAGAATGACTCATCCACGTCCGAGTGCGAGGATGTCTCCACTGTCTCCGACCACAAGGGCAAGTCTTCACAGATGGCAGCTACTTCCGGCGAAGCAAAGAGGGGCAGGGCGAAAAGAGCTGCTGTTAGACCCTTGAGGAAAGCAGCATTCAGTCCGAGAACATCTAGAGAAACTAGGGCCAAGGCAAGGGCTAGGGCAAGGGAGAGGACACGAGAGAAGAAACGGATGAGCAGCGCAATGCTGAAGGATGGTGAAAAAACGAACCACTGGGCATCCTCCTCGCTCCCTTTTGACAATATTGAGGAGGAATCCGGTTGTCACGACCTGAAGTCATCGCTAGACTTGGTGGCAGAAGTGGAAGAGAGATGCTCTTCCACGCCAAATCAGTGCGACAATTATGTCGAGGAGCAAGCCCAAGAGGTCCGGTTGGCGGCTGGATCAGTCCCAATTTCTATCTTGGACGACTATGGCCACAGCATCGTGGGCATCAACGACACGGTTGGCATCTTCCAAGAGCAATGGGATATGGAAAAAGTCCTGCTGCAGGATGATGTACAGTTCCACTCCAGGCCATGGGAGGCCTTCAACAGCAGTAGTCCCATTGCCTGA